Proteins encoded by one window of Anopheles maculipalpis chromosome 2RL, idAnoMacuDA_375_x, whole genome shotgun sequence:
- the LOC126565883 gene encoding uncharacterized protein LOC126565883, with protein sequence MSVRAKTRAWTIELTRTHAYLELVKHGHTPDGVLFAKATSERPRAARVAGIMKIHNHNSNAPHEKVRTRSVVSKEAQQANGTVRAVVGGGASDKQQQRQQKPNQQKAAAATSSAPAANPSSELENTANRKTLEVGKRESRRRGLPKEKVQEEEQVEEEVVNDESQEEEVRVEESGGAQKRRRLERSAKQDTIHANEEEEPNDKQQWPTVSSELDSNEQNDNATERVAVRGEEEDAETESLVEDLNEDDRTSSSTVSAEETLAQVMESFNKGRISTINSSIKQDKAHSSAASIDPLTMKMDDYQQQQQQHHQQNDDVQMEDYEQVVTTVVGGSASASDDIEDTDGTQPGNRLFRKKVKRKLPARPNSSSNITTTTTTVSNSGSGVGGGIVTSSGTGDSAAAAAANCSSKAKLQMVHEFPMLFLGLRRNRMFLVNSLAQWFDLNQRDIILTLRKIKQNESSVRLGGVFGLGSTEVELLFHKNVPKIADCLRNFIVWPDDITMKLNVPISLRQHFQRIHLILNYLVVRVKQNAVQELPAEEIANSFCPNEQCHKLKYLVASTLDGCVCFVSRAFGVQTDDEQVLSQSGFLTKFKTNTNLIAGKNFHNFEDQLANGHDHTNNNGGHGRRNRVTSASSRSAGGAAADDDDDLERVLGGSSSNSNSVDNFEDIVSEKISKSKTFKLKNYIENILENFQSHQLLSPQTCIDARTLKLLDDIVVIVGALINLQKQEIE encoded by the exons atgtccG TGCGAGCAAAAACCCGTGCGTGGACGATTGAGCTCACACGTACACATGCTTATCTCGAGCTGGTCAAACACGGCCACACACCGGACGGGGTTTTGTTCGCCAAGGCGACAAGCGAACGACCGCGAGCTGCTCGTGTG GCCggtattatgaaaattcataaCCACAATTCCAACGCACCACACGAGAAAGTGAGAACTCGATCGGTCGTCAGTAAGGAAGCGCAACAGGCGAACGGTACCGTCCGGGCTGTTGTCGGAGGAGGTGCGTCCgataagcagcagcaacgacagcAGAAGCCGAACCAACAGAAAGCAGCTGCTGCTACATCGTCCGCTCCGGCCGCTAATCCAAGTTCGGAGCTGGAGAACACCGCCAACCGGAAAACGTTGGAAGTCGGCAAACGGGAGAGCCGTCGACGCGGTCTGCCAAAGGAGAAGGTACAGGAGGAAGAGCAAGTGGAGGAGGAAGTTGTAAACGACGAAAGCCAGGAGGAGGAAGTGCGGGTGGAGGAAAGTGGTGGTGCACAAAAGCGGCGTCGATTGGAGCGGTCGGCCAAGCAAGATACTATTCATGCGAATGAGGAGGAGGAACCAAACGACAAACAGCAGTGGCCCACAGTATCATCGGAGTTAGACAGCAACGAACAGAACGACAACGCAACCGAACGGGTGGCTGTTCGTGGTGAGGAGGAAGACGCCGAAACCGAAAGTCTGGTGGAGGACCTCAACGAGGACGACCGGACGTCCTCGTCGACGGTCTCTGCCGAGGAGACGCTCGCACAAGTGATGGAAAGTTTCAACAAAGGTCGAATTAGTACGATCAATAGCAGCATCAAGCAAGACAAAGCGCATTCCTCCGCAGCCTCAATCGATCCACTCACCATGAAGATGGATgactaccagcagcagcagcagcagcatcatcaacaaaacGACGACGTACAGATGGAAGATTACGAGCAGGTCGTAACCACCGTGGTAGGCGGCAGTGCCTCCGCCAGCGATGACATCGAGGACACAGACGGTACGCAGCCGGGCAACCGGTTGTTCCGGAAGAAGGTGAAACGAAAACTACCGGCACgaccaaacagcagcagcaacatcaccaccactactaccaccgTAAGCAATAGTGGTAGCGGTGTTGGCGGTGGAATCGTGACGTCAAGCGGCACCGGTGACagtgccgccgccgccgccgccaacTGTTCGTCCAAAGCGAAGCTACAGATGGTGCACGAGTTTCCGATGCTCTTTCTCGGGCTGCGCCGGAACCGGATGTTTCTGGTCAACTCGTTGGCGCAGTGGTTCGATCTGAACCAGCGCGACATCATACTGACGCTGCGCAAGATCAAGCAGAACGAGAGCAGTGTCCGGCTGGGTGGTGTGTTTGGTCTCGGGTCGACCGAGGTTGAGTTGCTGTTTCACAAAAACGTGCCTAAGATTGCGGACTGTTTGCGCAACTTCATCGTGTGGCCGGACGACATTACGATGAAGCTGAACGTACCGATCAGCCTGCGGCAACACTTTCAACGGATTCACCTCATCCTGAATTATCTGGTGGTGCGCGTAAAGCAGAACGCCGTCCAGGAGCTGCCGGCGGAGGAGATTGCCAACTCGTTCTGTCCGAACGAGCAGTGCCACAAGCTGAAGTACCTGGTCGCGTCCACACtcgatgggtgtgtgtgctttgtgtcGCGCGCGTTCGGTGTACAGACGGACGACGAGCAGGTCCTGAGCCAGTCCGGCTTTCTGACCAAGTTCAAGACCAACACGAACCTTATCGCCGGCAagaattttcacaactttGAAGACCAACTGGCAAACGGGCACGATCACACTAACAACAATGGGGGCCACGGTCGGCGGAATCGGGTCACGTCGGCAAGCAGCAGGTCCGCTGGTGGTGCGGCGgcggatgatgacgatgatctCGAGCGGGTActcggcggcagcagcagcaacagcaatagtGTGGACAACTTCGAAGACATCGTGTCGGAGAAGATTAGCAAGAGCAAAACGTTCAAGCTGAAGAACTACATCGAGAACATACTGGAGAACTTTCAGAGCCATCAGCTGCTAAGCCCGCAGACGTGTATTGATGCGCGGACGCTGAAGTTGCTGGACGATATTGTCGTGATCGTGGGAGCGCTCATAAATCTGCAAAAGCAGGAGATCGAGTAG